A single Rhopalosiphum padi isolate XX-2018 chromosome 4, ASM2088224v1, whole genome shotgun sequence DNA region contains:
- the LOC132931054 gene encoding LOW QUALITY PROTEIN: dynein regulatory complex protein 11-like (The sequence of the model RefSeq protein was modified relative to this genomic sequence to represent the inferred CDS: substituted 1 base at 1 genomic stop codon) yields MVDCDSHSCSAGPAWKDAVGKLRRIERDDRAFVDAAPNTERNLVRANAARLYVRYMVTINELTVCHDCIIQPQLRIFIKKLLMCTFGRILELKQILIDEDLSIYTPIIEELNNMKITYDQFELRIPRFNRNERRSFLNDMDNKIDEINNRIVIDENDNLLSEIQNENIQNIQTEDAKLSSTSQQSSESQFDVEKFVFDVEPVHTFQKIIIEDNSRELAIKFIQKHIRAVKDRVTVNELIFARITRNNIISGKYKQPSKEKSREAAVKIQRCWRYYRLMIQTKARRQRRHTLLGMHITSEKLNFNINYELEDTIHIQQTEADSEYRKVITKLEENFVKRNKYELIEDIEDELRAYVWKYFEMCHHLPTWPDSKPIMFSDDNNNIIGLPPIILSPAILKELNIPDIHYKTALKQRLPLGGSAIFQTGRWMTIEMAEILSMLIIEFEKKPAKEKKELMKQLAEKNKAEKEKNLEAAKTKEKLIAAIKILGVVLKPSGLMEWFKDTFNEYDNNWALYNGVENKPREDLIKSEIYSKAQVELRAIVDETIKEELVFLKMAYARDLSKIVIKILYAFXFLVFHINYTS; encoded by the exons ATATATGGTGACTATTAACGAACTAACAGTATGTCATGATTGCATTATACAACCACAGTTAcggattttcataaaaaaattattaatgtgcaCTTTTGGTCGCATTCTTGAGCTCAAACAAATCCTTATTGATGAAGACTTGTCAATATACAC ACCGATAATTGAAGAattgaataatatgaaaataacctATGACCAGTTTGAATTAAGAATACCTCGGTTTAATCGAAATGAGAGACgatcatttttaaatgatatggACAATAAGATTGATGAAATAAATAACCGTATTGTGATAGATGAAAACGATAACTTATTAAGCgaaatacaaaatgaaaatattcaaaatattcaaacagaAGATGCAAAGCTATCCAGTACTAGTCAACAATCGTCGGAATCTCAATTTGATGtagaaaaatttgtttttgatgtGGAACCTGTacatacatttcaaaaaattataattgaagacAATTCAAGAGAATTAGCTATAAAATTCATTCAAAAACATATCAGAGCAGTAAAAGATCGTGTAACTGTCAatgaat taatatttgcTAGAATAACTAGAAACAACATAATTTCTGGGAAATATAAACAACCTAGTAAAGAAAAAAGTAGAGAAGCGGCAGTCAAGATTCAACGATGTTGGAGATATTATCGATTAATGATTCAAACTAAAGCTAGGAGACAAAGACGACACACTCTACttg gtatgcatATAACAAgtgaaaaactaaattttaatattaattatgagcTAGAGGATACAATTCATATACAACAAACTGAAGCAGACTCAGAGTACCGTAAAGTCATAACTAAATTAGAAGAAAATTTTGTCAAACGCaacaaatatgaattaatagAAGATATTGAAGATGAGCTTAGAGCGTACGTatggaaatattttgaaatgtgtcACCATTTACCAACGTGGCCAGATTCAAAACCTATCATGTTCtctgacgataataataatattattggattaCCACCGATAA ttttATCGCCAGCTATCTTAAAAGAGTTAAATATACCTGATATACATTATAAGACGGCATTAAAACAACGATTACCGCTTGGAGGTTCGGCTATTTTTCAAACAGGAAGGTGGATGACCATAGAAATGGCTGAAATACTTTCCATGTTGATTATAGAATTTGAAAAGAAACCCGCAAAAGAGAAAAAGGAACTAATGAAACAAttagcagaaaaaaataaagct gaaaaagaaaaaaatttagaagCCGCGAAAACTAAGGAAAAGTTAATAGCAGCAATTAAAATTTTGGGTGTCGTTTTAAAACCAAGTGGATTAATGGAATGGTTTAAAGACACATTTaatgaatatgataataattgggCATTATATAATGGAGTAGAAAATAAACCTAGGGAAGATCTAATAAAATCTGAAATTTATTCAAAGGCTCAGGTGGAACTTAGAGCTATAGTTGATGAAACTATTAAGGaagaattagtttttttaaaaatggcaTATGCTCGAGatttaagtaaaattgttattaaaatattatatgcattttagtttttagtttttcataTAAACTATACAAGCTAA
- the LOC132928881 gene encoding uncharacterized protein LOC132928881 — MQKLLIKLMKSLSKSDRIIVIGKARSPWLTTKKKLSSIFETIVFTVPDTCTIFIFLNELLMSYPVVSRTFPVTPLATMLAGYSRQMIADIVAEVMTTERVLTLRQHPLDPTEFVPIILKYPKQNPQQFEEYYKWYNKYVPIGVRKVLEMEP; from the exons ATGCAGAAGTTGTTGATAAAACTTATGAAATCTTTAAGCAAATCTGATCGTATCATAGTAATAGGAAAAGCAAGAAGCCCTTGGTtaacaaccaaaaaaaaatta TCAAGTATATTCGAGACCATTGTGTTCACCGTACCTGACActtgtactatatttatatttctcaaCGAATTATTAATGAGCTATCCAGTAGTTAGCCGAACATTTCCAGTTACACCATTGGCCACGATGTTGGCCGGTTACTCAAGGCAGATGATAGCCGACATTGTAGCCGAAGTAATGACCACTGAACGGGTGCTAACACTCAGGCAACATCCATTGGACCCCACAGAGTTCGTgcccataatattaaaatatcctaaGCAGAACCCTCAACAATTTGAAGAATACTATAAGTGGTATaacaaatatgtacctataggtgTAAGAAAAGTATTAGAAATGGaacca